In Micromonospora sp. LH3U1, one genomic interval encodes:
- a CDS encoding nucleotidyltransferase domain-containing protein: MEHALTDQLVDDRTILQVVVGSRAFGLSGAASDTDRRGVYALPASAFWGLRKPAWHHEGPLPEQMRWEVERVCVLGLAANPTVLEVLHSPLVETCTPLGAELRALAPAFLSRRVADTYLRYATAQFGKAERGIARSGVPVWRHVMHLVRLLTAGGDLVRTGRLVLDVGADRDRLLAVKAGAVPWDEIVAWRDRLVSRMTADLATSPLPDRPDEQRVEQWLFSVRDRSVRCSA; this comes from the coding sequence ATGGAGCATGCGCTGACGGATCAGCTGGTCGACGACCGGACGATCCTGCAGGTGGTCGTGGGCTCCCGCGCGTTCGGGTTGTCCGGTGCAGCCTCGGACACCGACCGACGTGGGGTGTACGCCCTGCCGGCCTCGGCGTTCTGGGGGCTGCGGAAACCCGCGTGGCATCACGAGGGGCCGCTCCCAGAGCAGATGCGGTGGGAGGTGGAGCGGGTCTGCGTGCTGGGGCTGGCGGCGAACCCCACGGTCCTGGAAGTGCTGCACTCGCCGCTGGTCGAGACGTGCACCCCACTGGGTGCGGAGCTTCGGGCGCTCGCGCCGGCCTTCCTGTCCCGGCGGGTGGCCGACACCTACCTGCGGTACGCCACTGCCCAGTTCGGCAAGGCCGAGCGCGGGATCGCTCGTTCCGGCGTTCCGGTGTGGCGGCACGTGATGCACCTGGTCCGGCTGCTGACCGCCGGGGGTGACCTGGTCCGCACCGGTCGCCTGGTGCTGGACGTGGGCGCCGATCGGGACCGTCTGCTGGCGGTCAAGGCCGGTGCGGTGCCCTGGGACGAGATCGTCGCCTGGCGGGACCGGCTGGTGAGCCGGATGACGGCGGACCTCGCCACCAGCCCGTTGCCCGACCGGCCCGACGAGCAGAGGGTC
- a CDS encoding molybdenum cofactor biosysynthesis protein, which yields MPDIVELLASPVHRFQGRPADGPAPALPGELVDVVQIRAGLGIVGDRYFGQQAHRDASVTVIAQESLPVGVGLAQVRRNILTTGIAVDELIGRVLILDTGDGPVSLRVNRAARPCAWMDVTVGPGAWKALRTTGGIRCTPLNDGTLRVGPVDAVVS from the coding sequence ATGCCGGATATCGTCGAGTTGCTGGCCTCGCCCGTACACCGCTTCCAGGGCCGGCCCGCCGACGGCCCGGCGCCGGCCCTGCCCGGCGAGTTGGTCGACGTGGTCCAGATCCGGGCCGGCCTCGGCATCGTCGGCGACCGGTACTTCGGCCAGCAGGCGCACCGCGACGCCAGCGTCACGGTCATCGCGCAGGAGTCGCTGCCGGTCGGCGTCGGCTTGGCGCAGGTCCGACGCAACATCCTCACCACCGGCATCGCCGTGGACGAGTTGATCGGCAGAGTGCTGATCCTGGACACCGGAGACGGCCCGGTCAGTCTGCGGGTCAACCGGGCGGCCCGGCCCTGCGCCTGGATGGACGTCACCGTCGGCCCGGGGGCGTGGAAGGCGCTGCGCACCACGGGTGGTATCCGCTGCACGCCACTCAACGACGGCACCCTGCGCGTCGGCCCGGTCGATGCCGTCGTGAGCTGA